A part of Camelus ferus isolate YT-003-E chromosome 6, BCGSAC_Cfer_1.0, whole genome shotgun sequence genomic DNA contains:
- the BMF gene encoding bcl-2-modifying factor isoform X2 has translation MEPPQCVEELEDDVFQPEDGAPGTQPGSLLSADLFAQSQLDCPLSRLQLFPLTHCCGPGLRPTSQEDKATQTLSPASPSQGVMLPCGVTEEPQRLFYGNAGYRLPLPAGFPAALPLGEQPPEGQWQHRAEVQIARKLQCIADQFHRLHMQQEKGLVVPDSSFPPRQAQQPWTSRLHDPHFVGSWGWEK, from the exons ATGGAGCCACCCCAGTGTgtggaggagctggaggatgaTGTATTCCAGCCAGAGGATGGGGCGCCGGGGACCCAGCCCGGGAGCTTGCTCTCTGCTGACCTGTTTGCCCAGAGCCAGCTGGACTGCCCCCTCAGCCGTCTGCAGCTCTTCCCTCTCACCCACTGCTGTGGCCCCGGGCTTCGACCCACCAGCCAGGAAGACAAAGCTACCCAGACTCTCAGTCCAGCCTCCCCGAGCCAGGGTGTCATGCTGCCTTGTGGGGTGACTGAGGAACCCCAGCGACTGTTTTATG GCAATGCTGGCTACCGGCTCCCCCTCCCTGCCGGTTTCCCTGCAGCCTTGCCCCTTGGTGAGCAGCCCCCTGAAGGGCAGTGGCAACATCGAGCAGAGGTACAGATTGCCCGAAAACTTCAATGCATTGCAGACCAGTTCCATCGGCTTCATATGCAGCAA GAGAAGGGCCTTGTAGTTCCGGACAGTTCATTCCCTCCCCGCCAAG cACAGCAACCTTGGACTTCTAGACTCCATGATCCCCATTTTGTAggaagctggggctgggagaagTGA
- the BMF gene encoding bcl-2-modifying factor isoform X3 produces MEPPQCVEELEDDVFQPEDGAPGTQPGSLLSADLFAQSQLDCPLSRLQLFPLTHCCGPGLRPTSQEDKATQTLSPASPSQGVMLPCGVTEEPQRLFYGNAGYRLPLPAGFPAALPLGEQPPEGQWQHRAEVQIARKLQCIADQFHRLHMQQHQQNRNRVWWQILLFLHNLALNGDENRNGAGPR; encoded by the exons ATGGAGCCACCCCAGTGTgtggaggagctggaggatgaTGTATTCCAGCCAGAGGATGGGGCGCCGGGGACCCAGCCCGGGAGCTTGCTCTCTGCTGACCTGTTTGCCCAGAGCCAGCTGGACTGCCCCCTCAGCCGTCTGCAGCTCTTCCCTCTCACCCACTGCTGTGGCCCCGGGCTTCGACCCACCAGCCAGGAAGACAAAGCTACCCAGACTCTCAGTCCAGCCTCCCCGAGCCAGGGTGTCATGCTGCCTTGTGGGGTGACTGAGGAACCCCAGCGACTGTTTTATG GCAATGCTGGCTACCGGCTCCCCCTCCCTGCCGGTTTCCCTGCAGCCTTGCCCCTTGGTGAGCAGCCCCCTGAAGGGCAGTGGCAACATCGAGCAGAGGTACAGATTGCCCGAAAACTTCAATGCATTGCAGACCAGTTCCATCGGCTTCATATGCAGCAA caccAGCAGAACAGAAATCGCGTGTGGTGGCAgatcctcctcttcctgcacaACCTCGCTTTGAATGGAGATGAGAACAGAAATGGGGCAGgtcccaggtga
- the BMF gene encoding bcl-2-modifying factor isoform X1: MEPPQCVEELEDDVFQPEDGAPGTQPGSLLSADLFAQSQLDCPLSRLQLFPLTHCCGPGLRPTSQEDKATQTLSPASPSQGVMLPCGVTEEPQRLFYGNAGYRLPLPAGFPAALPLGEQPPEGQWQHRAEVQIARKLQCIADQFHRLHMQQEKGLVVPDSSFPPRQAPAEQKSRVVADPPLPAQPRFEWR; the protein is encoded by the exons ATGGAGCCACCCCAGTGTgtggaggagctggaggatgaTGTATTCCAGCCAGAGGATGGGGCGCCGGGGACCCAGCCCGGGAGCTTGCTCTCTGCTGACCTGTTTGCCCAGAGCCAGCTGGACTGCCCCCTCAGCCGTCTGCAGCTCTTCCCTCTCACCCACTGCTGTGGCCCCGGGCTTCGACCCACCAGCCAGGAAGACAAAGCTACCCAGACTCTCAGTCCAGCCTCCCCGAGCCAGGGTGTCATGCTGCCTTGTGGGGTGACTGAGGAACCCCAGCGACTGTTTTATG GCAATGCTGGCTACCGGCTCCCCCTCCCTGCCGGTTTCCCTGCAGCCTTGCCCCTTGGTGAGCAGCCCCCTGAAGGGCAGTGGCAACATCGAGCAGAGGTACAGATTGCCCGAAAACTTCAATGCATTGCAGACCAGTTCCATCGGCTTCATATGCAGCAA GAGAAGGGCCTTGTAGTTCCGGACAGTTCATTCCCTCCCCGCCAAG caccAGCAGAACAGAAATCGCGTGTGGTGGCAgatcctcctcttcctgcacaACCTCGCTTTGAATGGAGATGA